Proteins from a genomic interval of Desulfonatronum thioautotrophicum:
- a CDS encoding sensor histidine kinase, which yields MSDNRVPGRAARGILFVWMRGLLLLALLIAALFSTILVRSKTADMMAAADARLLMAVEMLREIVGPDFHDGLDGPESLSDREFAAIVERNNDLCRRLGLQYLWSVLELEEGTLVFTTATHSDIHDPTSPVAGFFEAHRDPASFNPALEARTEPVFSTFHNEWGQGRMVLAPRQDGRGRTYMFGASIQLTAYRAILRDALGAGLMVFTLVMIGAFPVVLVLSRRMIAPISSLTASADRMASGDLDLALPAAGPLEIRSLSRSLDQMRRDLKHQLAALRQSEASLSRANAELRRFAEISAHHLQEPARRLVSFAQRLRVSLYGKISDPEPLQELEFISQSALRLRTLIQDIQLYLAAGAPLGEVRPLDPAPLLQDVLAQHQALIQETGAEILVTDLPKVDLDRSRLTKLFAILVENALAHRRPDLAPRLEVSGLRTSQGATLRIADNGPGIPAEYRERVFEVFERIHSRSTPTGTGIGLAIVRRIVESRGGRVWIEDSDLGGIAVIVELPGIV from the coding sequence ATGTCCGATAACCGCGTACCGGGCCGCGCAGCGCGCGGGATACTGTTCGTCTGGATGCGCGGCCTGCTGCTCCTTGCCCTGCTTATCGCCGCGCTCTTCTCGACCATCCTGGTCCGCTCCAAAACCGCGGACATGATGGCCGCGGCGGATGCCCGGCTGCTGATGGCCGTGGAGATGCTCCGGGAAATCGTCGGCCCGGACTTCCATGACGGCCTGGACGGGCCGGAATCCCTTTCGGATCGGGAATTCGCGGCCATCGTGGAGCGGAACAACGACCTTTGCCGGCGTCTGGGCCTGCAGTACCTCTGGAGCGTCCTGGAGCTGGAGGAAGGCACGCTGGTCTTCACCACGGCCACCCATTCGGACATTCACGACCCGACGTCTCCAGTGGCCGGTTTTTTCGAGGCGCACCGGGATCCCGCATCTTTCAACCCGGCCCTGGAGGCACGCACCGAACCGGTGTTTTCCACGTTTCACAACGAATGGGGCCAGGGCCGGATGGTTCTGGCCCCCCGGCAGGACGGGCGTGGCCGGACCTACATGTTCGGGGCCAGCATCCAGCTGACCGCCTACAGGGCCATTCTCCGCGACGCCCTGGGAGCGGGGTTGATGGTCTTCACGCTGGTCATGATCGGGGCGTTTCCCGTTGTTCTGGTGCTGTCCCGACGGATGATCGCGCCCATCTCCAGCCTGACCGCGTCCGCGGACCGGATGGCCTCCGGCGATCTGGACCTGGCCCTGCCCGCTGCCGGACCATTGGAAATCCGATCCCTGTCCCGCTCCCTGGACCAGATGCGCCGGGACTTGAAACACCAACTGGCCGCCCTGCGTCAGAGCGAGGCCAGTCTGAGCCGGGCCAACGCGGAACTGCGGCGGTTTGCCGAGATTTCCGCCCATCACCTCCAGGAACCGGCCCGCCGACTGGTCAGTTTCGCGCAACGGCTGCGTGTTTCCCTGTACGGCAAAATCAGCGACCCGGAACCGCTGCAGGAACTCGAATTCATCAGCCAGAGCGCGTTGCGGTTGCGCACGCTGATCCAGGACATCCAGCTCTACCTGGCCGCCGGCGCCCCGCTGGGAGAAGTCCGGCCCCTGGACCCGGCCCCCCTGCTGCAAGACGTCCTGGCGCAACATCAGGCCTTGATCCAGGAAACCGGGGCTGAAATCCTCGTCACGGACCTGCCCAAGGTGGACCTGGACCGCTCCAGACTCACAAAACTGTTCGCGATTCTGGTGGAAAACGCCCTGGCCCACCGTCGCCCGGACCTGGCCCCACGCCTGGAAGTCTCCGGCCTCAGGACCAGCCAGGGCGCAACCCTGCGCATCGCGGACAACGGCCCGGGCATTCCAGCGGAGTACCGGGAGCGGGTTTTCGAGGTTTTTGAACGTATCCATTCCAGATCAACGCCCACCGGGACCGGCATCGGCCTGGCCATTGTCCGCCGCATCGTGGAAAGCCGCGGAGGACGCGTGTGGATCGAGGACTCGGACCTGGGCGGGATCGCCGTAATTGTGGAGCTGCCCGGAATTGTGTAG
- a CDS encoding sensor histidine kinase, translating to MNREVGGLDASFGSSPGASLVAPPGASPVCRPFLDADWWQGCRQVLGRWRRSLRLWLTLFFLAAALAPLALGGFLASRSLEALLREEIFQKNMILARSIASEVDDHFSDARNLLRQISSTLSQDDLIADRDVERYLEIVRTSSPLFDSITLVSEQGRVLYRAPSSEDHRGLDLSGESFFRAVLRGEDVYWSTSFMPQHATSPMTILAIPLGRVDGPKDRDVDGHARGVLVGYLDLAALGDLISGIVLPGTTYAAVMDSAGTVVGHTHRRFTEQRVNQAGLEGIREGLAGRESNFIHFHDQEHLASVAVARTQGWPVMICQPISEAFLPARTMEQILAGITVGAAILAMALGGIVAARLLRPLLLLRRKTRSIAGGDYAASPAAMPYQELEDIQEDFQLMVQAIATREQERDAVIHRLDRANADLRRFAEISAHHLQEPSRRLVSFADRLGASLAGRIDDPDSLLDLGYISANAQRLRSLLQDIQLYLAAGEPMGKIQSLDCNTLVQGAARHLGQEMEQAGATLHVGPLPTLTMDRPRLMKLLTILLENALIYRRPDVSPRIDVQGRRTERTIRLSVADNGIGIPEHYRERVFGVFERLHSGQTYPGTGTGIGLAIVRRIAESRGGRAWIEDSDLGGVAVVVEFQVDGVFESIP from the coding sequence ATGAACCGGGAGGTTGGCGGGCTCGATGCCTCTTTTGGGTCTTCACCTGGCGCGTCATTGGTAGCGCCGCCGGGGGCGTCGCCGGTCTGCCGGCCCTTTCTGGATGCCGACTGGTGGCAGGGGTGCCGGCAGGTTCTGGGGCGCTGGCGGCGCAGCCTGCGGCTGTGGCTGACGCTGTTCTTCCTTGCCGCTGCTCTGGCGCCGCTGGCCCTGGGGGGCTTTCTGGCCTCCCGGAGCCTGGAGGCCCTGCTGCGGGAGGAGATTTTCCAGAAGAACATGATCCTGGCCCGGTCCATCGCCTCGGAGGTGGACGACCATTTCAGCGATGCCCGGAATCTGCTGCGGCAGATTTCCAGCACGCTCTCCCAGGATGATCTCATCGCGGACCGGGATGTGGAGCGCTACCTGGAGATTGTGCGCACATCCTCCCCGCTTTTTGACAGCATCACCCTGGTTTCGGAACAGGGCCGGGTGCTGTACCGGGCCCCGTCCAGCGAGGACCACCGCGGCCTGGACCTCAGCGGGGAGTCCTTTTTCCGGGCCGTGCTCCGCGGGGAGGATGTCTACTGGTCCACCTCCTTCATGCCCCAGCACGCCACGTCCCCCATGACCATCCTGGCCATACCCCTGGGGCGGGTCGACGGGCCAAAGGACAGGGACGTCGATGGCCATGCCCGGGGCGTCCTGGTGGGCTATCTGGACCTGGCCGCGCTGGGCGATCTGATCAGCGGGATCGTGTTGCCCGGAACGACCTATGCCGCGGTGATGGACAGCGCCGGAACCGTGGTGGGGCACACCCATCGCCGCTTCACCGAGCAGCGGGTCAACCAGGCCGGTTTGGAGGGCATCCGGGAGGGGCTGGCGGGCCGGGAGAGCAATTTCATCCACTTCCATGATCAGGAACACCTGGCCAGCGTGGCCGTGGCCAGAACCCAGGGCTGGCCGGTGATGATCTGCCAGCCCATCAGCGAGGCCTTTCTTCCGGCCCGGACCATGGAGCAGATCCTGGCCGGCATCACCGTGGGCGCGGCGATACTGGCCATGGCCCTGGGCGGGATCGTGGCCGCCCGGCTGCTGCGGCCATTGCTGCTGCTGCGCCGAAAAACCCGGAGCATTGCCGGCGGGGACTACGCCGCCTCACCGGCGGCCATGCCCTACCAGGAACTGGAGGATATCCAGGAAGACTTTCAGCTCATGGTCCAGGCCATCGCGACACGGGAACAGGAGCGGGACGCGGTGATCCACCGCCTGGACCGGGCCAATGCGGACCTGCGCCGCTTTGCCGAGATTTCCGCCCACCATCTCCAGGAACCGTCCCGCCGGCTGGTCAGTTTCGCCGACCGCCTGGGCGCCAGTCTGGCCGGCCGGATCGACGATCCCGACTCCCTCCTGGACCTGGGCTACATCAGCGCCAATGCCCAGCGGCTGCGCTCCCTGCTCCAGGACATCCAGCTTTATCTGGCCGCTGGGGAGCCCATGGGCAAGATCCAGTCCCTGGACTGCAACACCCTGGTCCAGGGGGCTGCCCGTCATCTCGGGCAGGAGATGGAGCAGGCCGGGGCCACGCTGCATGTCGGGCCGCTGCCGACCCTGACCATGGATCGCCCCAGGCTGATGAAGCTGCTGACCATCCTTCTGGAGAACGCCCTGATCTATCGCCGCCCCGACGTGTCGCCCCGGATAGACGTCCAGGGCCGACGCACGGAACGCACCATCCGGCTGTCCGTGGCGGACAACGGCATCGGCATTCCGGAACACTACAGGGAGCGGGTTTTCGGCGTGTTCGAACGCCTGCACTCCGGCCAGACCTACCCCGGCACCGGCACCGGCATCGGCCTGGCCATTGTCCGCCGCATCGCCGAAAGCCGCGGCGGCCGGGCCTGGATCGAGGACTCGGACCTGGGCGGCGTGGCGGTGGTTGTGGAATTTCAGGTTGACGGGGTATTCGAATCCATCCCGTAA
- a CDS encoding WecB/TagA/CpsF family glycosyltransferase, with the protein MEAVNRAAADGPGQPRTPRTPRTPRTTPRENQLATPLVILGIPFHDVTFAEAVAWCVERMRSGRPGYVATANLDFVMQSRRDPELQRILLEADLVVADGAPLIWMSGLFGPRLRERVTGSDLTPLLAEACRDHGFSVFGLGAATGVAQKALEELQQRYPGLRLAGWHSPPKADILEMDHADILDRVRQAGPDLLLVAFGAPKQEKWINMHFRQWGVPLAVGIGGTLDFLAGVQRRAPKLVQSIGMEWFWRLLTDPRRLLGRYAANLLFLVRESVRLKFLARSDERPGPELPPPSAEILERGQARMLAFQPLASPSQVSAFLETALPLAARHALVVDLARASALSSLELGVLINLDKACRARHGRLLLWNVRPRVVRFLRACGLTDYLGLVASQAELETRLASLNVLIREGTVLGLNGGTMNVRLPLELTVTNLDTFRERIEREWGRLAATGRFLEIDMDAGGLEFLDSAALGFLVGLKKQADQAGIVLRCHGFQGAARRTVKLARLEELLGGKE; encoded by the coding sequence ATGGAAGCTGTAAACCGCGCTGCGGCCGACGGTCCAGGGCAACCCCGGACCCCCCGGACCCCCCGGACCCCTCGGACGACCCCTCGGGAAAACCAGTTGGCGACCCCGTTGGTGATTTTGGGCATCCCGTTTCACGACGTGACCTTTGCCGAGGCCGTGGCTTGGTGCGTGGAGCGGATGCGTTCCGGCCGTCCGGGCTACGTGGCCACGGCCAACCTGGATTTCGTGATGCAGTCCCGCCGGGATCCGGAGCTGCAAAGGATTTTGCTCGAAGCGGACCTGGTGGTGGCCGACGGCGCGCCCCTGATCTGGATGTCCGGCCTGTTCGGTCCCCGGCTGCGGGAGCGGGTCACGGGCAGCGACCTGACGCCCCTGCTGGCCGAGGCCTGCCGGGATCACGGCTTCAGCGTCTTCGGCCTGGGCGCGGCCACGGGCGTGGCGCAGAAGGCCCTTGAGGAACTGCAACAACGATATCCCGGGCTGCGGCTGGCCGGCTGGCATTCCCCGCCCAAGGCGGACATTCTGGAGATGGACCATGCGGACATTCTGGACCGGGTGCGCCAGGCAGGGCCGGATCTGCTCCTGGTGGCTTTCGGCGCGCCCAAGCAGGAAAAATGGATCAACATGCACTTTCGGCAGTGGGGGGTCCCGCTTGCCGTGGGCATCGGCGGCACCCTGGACTTTCTGGCCGGGGTGCAGCGCCGGGCCCCGAAGCTGGTTCAGAGCATCGGCATGGAATGGTTCTGGCGGCTGCTCACCGACCCCCGGCGGCTCCTGGGCCGCTATGCCGCGAACCTGCTTTTCCTGGTCCGGGAGTCGGTCCGCCTGAAATTTTTGGCCAGATCGGACGAACGTCCCGGCCCGGAGCTGCCTCCCCCTTCCGCCGAGATTCTGGAACGCGGCCAGGCCCGGATGCTTGCCTTTCAGCCCCTGGCTTCCCCGAGTCAGGTCTCCGCGTTTCTGGAAACGGCTCTGCCCCTGGCCGCCAGGCATGCCCTGGTCGTGGATTTGGCTCGGGCTTCGGCCCTGAGCAGCCTGGAGCTGGGGGTCTTGATCAACCTGGACAAGGCCTGCCGAGCCCGGCACGGCCGGTTGCTGCTCTGGAACGTCCGGCCCCGTGTGGTAAGATTTCTCCGGGCCTGCGGTTTGACCGACTATCTGGGCCTCGTAGCCTCGCAAGCGGAATTGGAGACCCGGTTGGCCAGCCTGAACGTGCTGATCCGTGAGGGCACGGTCCTGGGCCTGAACGGCGGGACCATGAACGTGCGTCTGCCTTTGGAATTGACGGTGACCAACCTGGATACGTTCCGGGAGCGGATCGAGAGGGAGTGGGGCAGGCTTGCGGCCACTGGCCGCTTTTTGGAGATCGACATGGACGCTGGAGGGCTGGAATTCCTGGACAGCGCGGCCCTGGGATTCCTGGTGGGGCTGAAAAAGCAGGCCGACCAGGCCGGAATCGTCCTGCGCTGCCATGGGTTCCAGGGAGCGGCCCGGCGCACGGTCAAGCTGGCCCGGTTGGAGGAGCTGCTGGGCGGGAAGGAGTAA
- a CDS encoding response regulator — MTSEKTISHVLLVEDDPGDAGLIRDALRENRFERFDVTWVRTMDEAGAVFSSTTIHALLLDLNLPDSEGQDTVLAGLDMAGDVPVVVLTGNDDLDLARRVMDMGAQDYLFKGACDADSLGRALSKACDRLERACKAGRGEAVAELLAEVELQAEALRAEVNSVEGGDVR; from the coding sequence ATGACCTCTGAAAAGACAATATCGCACGTCCTGCTGGTGGAGGACGACCCGGGAGATGCCGGGCTGATCCGTGACGCCTTGCGCGAGAACCGGTTCGAACGTTTTGACGTGACCTGGGTCCGGACCATGGACGAGGCCGGGGCGGTCTTTTCCTCCACAACCATCCACGCGTTGCTGCTGGACCTGAATTTGCCGGACAGCGAGGGTCAGGACACGGTCCTGGCCGGACTGGACATGGCCGGGGATGTTCCCGTGGTGGTGCTGACCGGCAATGACGACCTGGACCTGGCCCGGCGGGTCATGGACATGGGCGCCCAGGACTATCTGTTCAAGGGGGCCTGCGATGCCGACAGCCTGGGCCGGGCGCTGAGCAAGGCGTGCGACCGATTGGAACGGGCCTGCAAGGCCGGGCGCGGCGAGGCTGTCGCGGAACTCCTGGCCGAGGTGGAGCTGCAAGCCGAGGCGCTTCGGGCCGAGGTGAACAGCGTGGAGGGGGGTGATGTCCGATAA
- a CDS encoding metallophosphoesterase, producing MDTLHPLIDRFGREYVGRRMMLQARHSADVYGGYGRLRFHPENSELLPWLARVGLKVAGLAGRTRRNCLDYHVERREFRIRNLPAPFHGLRILHLSDIHSDAIPDRGERLIRLLQGLHGAYDLCVLTGDYRFQTSREYDTSLERLAPLLKPIYCPFGMIGILGNHDFLEMVPGLEALGVRTLVNESLHLERDGQRLWIAGTDDPHFYAAHDIARSLADVPASAPTILLCHSPEAYQEAALSGVDLYLCGHTHGGQLCLPGSLPLITNAAVPRRLVSGPWNVDRMLGYTSRGAGASGIPARLNCPPEVAIHTLTG from the coding sequence ATGGACACCTTGCACCCATTGATAGATCGTTTTGGACGGGAATATGTCGGCCGACGGATGATGCTCCAGGCCAGGCATTCCGCGGACGTGTACGGCGGGTATGGCCGGCTGCGGTTTCATCCGGAGAACAGCGAGCTGTTGCCCTGGCTGGCGAGGGTTGGTCTGAAAGTCGCGGGGCTGGCCGGACGGACGCGGCGAAACTGTCTGGATTACCATGTGGAACGGCGGGAGTTCCGGATCAGAAACCTGCCCGCGCCGTTTCATGGGCTGCGCATCCTGCACCTGTCGGACATCCATTCCGACGCCATTCCGGACCGGGGAGAACGCTTGATCCGGCTGCTTCAGGGCTTGCACGGAGCGTATGACCTTTGCGTCCTGACCGGGGACTACCGGTTTCAGACCAGCCGGGAGTACGATACCAGCCTGGAGCGCCTTGCGCCCTTGCTCAAGCCGATTTACTGCCCCTTCGGTATGATCGGCATCCTGGGCAATCATGATTTTCTGGAAATGGTTCCGGGGCTGGAAGCCCTGGGCGTCCGGACGCTGGTCAACGAATCGCTGCACCTGGAGCGGGACGGCCAACGGCTCTGGATCGCCGGAACCGACGACCCGCACTTCTACGCGGCCCATGACATCGCCAGGAGCCTGGCCGATGTTCCGGCCAGCGCTCCGACCATCCTGCTCTGCCACTCTCCGGAAGCCTACCAGGAGGCCGCCCTGTCCGGCGTGGACCTCTATCTTTGCGGGCACACCCACGGCGGGCAGCTCTGCCTGCCCGGCAGCCTGCCGCTGATCACCAATGCCGCCGTCCCCCGCCGCCTGGTCAGCGGCCCATGGAACGTTGACCGGATGCTCGGCTATACCTCCCGCGGCGCCGGGGCCTCCGGCATTCCGGCCCGCCTGAATTGCCCCCCGGAAGTGGCCATCCACACCCTGACCGGATAG
- a CDS encoding oligosaccharide flippase family protein — protein sequence MTAPEPSSRKDQAVRGSMWTLIGYGGSQVLRLGSNLVLARLLFPEAFGLMALVNVFLHGLQMFSDVGIGPSIIQNKRGQEPAFLRTAWTIQIGRGVLLWLATCALALPVAAFFSANDPMAEMLTVMLPVAGLTALIGGFTSTGVFLLNRKMALGRVTALELIPQVFSIAVMIGWAWVSRDVWALVAGGLAFGLVRVLLSHLWNPGPGDRPGWDRTAGIELFRFGKWVFLSTLVTFLAAHLDKLMLGRLLTMAELGVYSIGLTFARVAIHVSSRLSSTVIFPLLSRLQDDPPRLVAACLKARAPVLWLSGAVCAVFALGAPLFFGTLYDNRYADAGRISQWLALFTWTSILVSSMDRIPLALGRPKVLFSANLLTTCAMVLALPGYLALGLPGFILGMATANLLAHVFLLSSLPEQNMVMARQSALFTVGLLAYTLPLALLLDQVSTAAPALTYALLVCCAAAPPLLLGAWKAWGAIRKR from the coding sequence ATGACCGCTCCTGAACCCTCCTCGCGCAAAGACCAGGCCGTGCGCGGCTCCATGTGGACCCTGATCGGCTACGGCGGCTCCCAGGTTCTTCGTCTGGGCAGCAATCTGGTTCTGGCCCGGTTGCTGTTTCCCGAGGCTTTCGGCCTGATGGCCCTGGTGAACGTCTTTCTGCACGGGTTGCAGATGTTCTCCGACGTGGGCATCGGGCCGAGCATCATCCAGAACAAGCGCGGCCAGGAACCGGCCTTTTTGCGCACGGCCTGGACCATCCAGATCGGCCGGGGGGTACTGCTCTGGCTGGCCACCTGCGCCCTGGCCCTGCCCGTGGCGGCGTTTTTCTCGGCCAACGACCCCATGGCCGAAATGCTGACCGTGATGCTTCCGGTGGCCGGGCTGACCGCCCTGATCGGCGGGTTCACTTCCACCGGTGTGTTTCTGCTGAACCGGAAAATGGCTCTGGGCCGGGTCACGGCCCTGGAACTGATTCCCCAGGTATTCTCCATTGCCGTGATGATCGGCTGGGCCTGGGTTTCCCGCGACGTCTGGGCCCTGGTGGCCGGGGGATTGGCCTTCGGCCTGGTCAGGGTGCTGCTCAGCCATCTCTGGAACCCGGGCCCCGGGGACAGGCCGGGCTGGGACAGGACAGCCGGAATCGAGCTGTTCCGGTTCGGCAAATGGGTTTTCCTGAGCACCCTGGTGACCTTCCTGGCCGCGCACCTGGACAAGCTGATGCTGGGCCGGTTGCTGACCATGGCCGAGCTGGGGGTGTACAGCATCGGCCTGACCTTTGCCCGCGTGGCCATCCACGTCTCCAGCCGTCTCAGCTCCACGGTCATTTTTCCGCTGCTGTCCCGGCTGCAGGACGATCCTCCGCGCCTGGTCGCCGCCTGCCTGAAGGCCCGCGCCCCGGTGCTCTGGCTCAGCGGCGCGGTCTGCGCCGTGTTCGCCCTGGGCGCGCCCCTGTTCTTCGGCACCCTGTACGACAACCGGTACGCGGACGCCGGGAGGATCTCCCAGTGGCTGGCCCTGTTCACCTGGACCAGCATCCTGGTCTCCAGCATGGACCGCATCCCCCTGGCTCTGGGCAGGCCCAAGGTCCTGTTCTCCGCCAACCTGCTGACCACCTGCGCCATGGTCCTGGCCCTGCCCGGATATCTGGCTCTGGGGCTGCCGGGCTTCATCCTGGGCATGGCCACCGCCAACCTGCTGGCCCACGTCTTTCTCCTTTCCTCACTGCCCGAGCAGAACATGGTCATGGCCCGGCAAAGCGCCCTGTTCACCGTGGGGCTGCTGGCCTACACACTGCCCCTGGCACTGTTGCTGGACCAGGTTAGCACAGCAGCCCCGGCCTTGACGTACGCCCTGCTTGTGTGTTGCGCCGCTGCTCCGCCGTTGCTGCTTGGGGCTTGGAAGGCGTGGGGGGCGATTCGGAAGCGGTAG
- a CDS encoding diguanylate cyclase has product MAGESASFQVLLVEDDPGDAGLIRHALRDERFGRFEPTWVTSLGDAGERLEARTFDVVLLDLSLPDSTGLDTLRACLALAGETPVVIFTGHDDPELALQALDLGAQDYLVKGDLDQNSILRSLRHALARFQADQALGENRRLLKTLMQAAKDAMVMVAEDGRVSLWNTAAELIFGYTEDEAVDRFLGDLIAPQRFRLMYEQALAATARLGQGARHGQTMEIPARHKEGRELVVELSLSMFRSRASIYLVSIIRDITERKAAERDLRLSRFSLEKSVDSIFWIREDGGFDYVNPAACRNLGYSMAELKAMGVPGIDPDFTPEIWPLHWRDLKNSGHLLIQSRHRRKDGTIFPVELSLDYLHFESEEYNVAQARDISERVAAEEELKRLAHTDGLTGLYNRRAFTEGLEQEIARQKRYGKPLTVMMMDLDHFKKINDAYGHAGGDDVLRHFAEVLRQTIRETDIPGRLGGEEFAVLLPETDAAQGVRLANRLGLTIRSASVETDAGPVSYTVSIGLSQLAAGDTTDTILARADQVLYRAKEGGRDRVEVAA; this is encoded by the coding sequence ATGGCCGGCGAAAGCGCTTCTTTTCAGGTTCTGCTGGTGGAGGACGACCCGGGGGACGCGGGACTGATCCGTCATGCCCTGCGGGATGAGCGCTTCGGCCGCTTTGAACCGACCTGGGTCACCAGTCTGGGGGATGCCGGAGAACGCCTGGAAGCCCGGACCTTCGACGTCGTGCTTCTGGACCTCTCCTTGCCCGACTCCACGGGCCTGGACACCTTGCGGGCCTGTCTGGCCCTGGCGGGTGAAACCCCGGTGGTCATCTTCACCGGCCATGACGATCCGGAACTGGCCTTGCAGGCTCTAGATCTGGGAGCGCAGGACTATCTGGTCAAGGGCGACCTGGACCAGAACAGCATCCTGCGCAGCCTGCGCCATGCCCTGGCCAGGTTCCAGGCCGACCAGGCCCTGGGGGAAAACCGCAGACTGTTGAAAACCCTGATGCAGGCGGCCAAGGACGCAATGGTCATGGTTGCTGAAGATGGTCGGGTTTCCCTCTGGAATACCGCCGCCGAGCTGATTTTCGGGTACACCGAAGACGAGGCGGTGGATCGCTTCCTGGGCGATTTGATCGCTCCACAACGCTTTCGTCTGATGTATGAACAGGCTTTGGCCGCCACAGCAAGGCTGGGCCAGGGCGCTCGACACGGGCAGACCATGGAGATTCCGGCCCGGCACAAAGAAGGGCGGGAACTGGTGGTGGAACTGTCGTTGTCTATGTTTCGCAGTCGGGCCAGCATTTATCTTGTAAGCATTATTCGGGATATTACGGAGCGCAAGGCCGCGGAACGCGACCTGCGTCTGTCCCGTTTTTCCCTTGAAAAATCCGTGGACAGCATTTTCTGGATCCGGGAAGATGGCGGATTCGACTACGTCAATCCCGCGGCCTGCCGGAATCTTGGCTATTCAATGGCGGAACTGAAGGCCATGGGTGTGCCGGGTATCGACCCGGACTTCACCCCGGAGATTTGGCCCTTACACTGGCGGGATTTGAAGAATAGCGGCCATCTGCTGATTCAATCCCGGCACCGGCGCAAGGATGGCACGATATTTCCGGTGGAATTATCCCTTGATTACCTGCATTTCGAGAGTGAGGAATACAACGTGGCCCAGGCCCGGGACATTTCGGAGCGTGTGGCCGCCGAGGAAGAACTCAAGCGGCTGGCCCATACCGACGGGCTGACCGGACTATACAATCGTCGGGCCTTCACCGAAGGGTTGGAGCAGGAAATTGCCCGCCAGAAGCGCTATGGCAAGCCTTTGACCGTGATGATGATGGACCTGGACCACTTCAAGAAGATCAACGACGCCTACGGCCACGCCGGAGGCGACGACGTGCTCCGGCATTTCGCGGAAGTGTTGCGCCAAACCATTCGCGAAACGGACATCCCCGGCCGTTTGGGCGGAGAGGAATTCGCCGTGCTGCTCCCGGAAACCGATGCCGCACAGGGCGTCCGACTGGCCAACAGGCTGGGCCTGACCATCCGTTCCGCATCCGTGGAAACGGATGCCGGACCCGTGTCCTATACCGTGAGCATCGGCCTCAGCCAGCTCGCTGCCGGAGATACAACGGACACCATCCTGGCCCGCGCGGACCAGGTCCTGTACAGGGCCAAGGAAGGGGGGAGGGACCGGGTGGAGGTGGCTGCGTGA
- a CDS encoding response regulator yields the protein MTLKDIKPFHILLVEDEPADAHLVRVSLKESRGVNQLHHVFDGVEALEFLRRSVDRFHDAPTPDIVLLDLNMPRMNGRELLAEMKQDSDLKHIPVIILTTSDVERDVVATYQLGASGYVVKPMDMDQFISVIRGLEEYWFALVRLPREG from the coding sequence ATGACCCTAAAAGACATCAAACCCTTTCACATCCTCCTGGTGGAGGATGAACCGGCGGATGCGCATTTGGTGCGCGTTTCCCTGAAGGAAAGCCGGGGTGTCAATCAATTGCACCATGTTTTCGACGGCGTGGAAGCCCTGGAGTTTCTGCGACGGTCCGTGGATCGGTTCCATGACGCCCCGACCCCGGATATTGTCCTGCTGGACCTGAACATGCCCCGAATGAACGGGCGGGAACTGCTGGCGGAGATGAAGCAGGATTCCGACCTGAAGCATATCCCGGTGATCATCCTGACCACCTCGGACGTGGAGCGGGACGTGGTGGCCACCTATCAGCTCGGGGCCAGCGGGTACGTGGTCAAGCCCATGGACATGGACCAGTTTATTTCCGTGATTCGGGGGCTGGAAGAGTACTGGTTCGCCCTGGTCCGGCTGCCCCGGGAGGGATGA